The DNA segment TTACAGATATGACAACTTTCATAATAAAGAAAAAACATCAAATGGTGTTGTAACATCTGATAGAGACAATAGTGAATCTAACAAATATAAAATCGGTTTTAATTTATCTTCAAAAGTAAATGATTATGTTAAATTTAATTCAAGATTTATAGTTGGTTCTCAAACTAATGGAGGATTTGTTTCTTTAAATTCAGGTAAAGAAAATAACTCTGACAACAAAGAGGGTGCTGATGGACAAGCTGACGTTTCTTTATCAAATGCATACTTTGGTTTAACAGCTGTTCCTAATACAGTTATCAATATTGGTAAAATGGGTTTAACTACTCCATATACAGTTGCTGTTGATATTAATGGAAATGAGCAAACTGGAACTGGTATCTTAGCACTTACAACTATTAATCCTGTAACTTTTGGAGCAGGTTATTTCAATAACTCAAATGTAAATAATGCAACTGAAATTAATGGTACTCAAGGTTTAAATGCTGGTATTTTAAATGGTGGAGATGACATTTATGTTGCTACTGTTCAAGGTGATTTAGATTTCGTTAAACTTGAAGCTTGGTATTTAGGTCACCAAGAAAGTTTTGATACATTTACATTAGCAGCTACAGGGAAACTTGATTTAGCAGAAGATGCAAAAATTGGTTTAGAAGCTAGATATGTTACTTTAGATTTATCTAACAATAACAGAAGTCCTTTAAGTGGATTAGAAGATAGTAACTCTATGTTTAGACTTGCTGCAGATGGTAAATTCTCTATCGTTAATGCTAGACTTGCTTATACACAAACTGGTAAAGATGGTGGTTTAACTGCACTTGATCAAGATGCTAAAAATACTTCTCTTGGATGGGCAATTACATCTAACGGTGTAGCTGATGCTAAATTCTGGCAAGCTGCTTTAGGTGCTGATATTTTAGATAACCTAAACTTTACTTTAAATTATGGTAACTTAAAATCAAAAGATACAAATAAAGCAGTTTTAATTCAAGATATCAAAGCTGAAGAAGTTTATGGTCAATTAACTTACAAAATGTCTAAAAACTTAAGTACATACTTAAGATATGGTACATATACAGAAAAAGAGTATGATTCTGGTGATAAAGTTATGGATCAAAATAGAGGAAGAATCCAAGTTGCTTATACATTCTAATTTTTTTAGAGTATAAAACTTTTTTTCTACAAGGTTGGGCTTCGGCTCAACCTTTTTTTTATATTAATAAATGTTAAAAATTATCTAGGTAATGAATAGATTTTTTATTAAATTTGGATATTTAAATTAAACTTTTTTAGCTAGAAGTCTTCTAATATTTTCAGCTTGTTCCCTTGCCCTTTCTTCTCTTTCTTCTCTCATAGCTCTTAAGTTATCTAAAGTTTCTTGTTTCTCTCTATCAAGATTTGCTTTTATCTGAATAGCTTTTCTATTATTTGAAAGTCCACAAACAGCAGAAAACTTCTCTTTTTTATTTATATAAATTGTAGAAGATGAGGATGTGGCATTCTTTGAAAAAACTATTACATCATTTTCTTTTAAATTTAAAATATCTCTTGCACTAAGCTCAGTTTCTGCCATAATAGCCTCTACTTCCATTTTAGCACCAGCAATCAAAGTTTTTATATCTCTTTTTCTGCTAGATTTTCTACTACTATTTTCTGTAAATACCTTCTCCACAACTTTATCTAATAGAGATTCAAAATATGAAACTGGATAACAAATAGAGAAAAATCCTGAATCTTCATCTATAATTATCTCTAAAACCACAAGAAGAACAACCTCATGATCTGAAACTATCTGTATAGCATTTGCATTTGTATCTTTTGATTCTATTTTAAAATTTAAACTTGTAACTTCACCCCAAGTTTTATGCATGATTTTGATAAACATTTTATAAAAATGCTCCAATATCTCAACTTCAATTTCTGTTAGTTCCCTATCTATATTATCAGAAGTATTTACAGCTCCACTTCCAAGTAAATCAGCAATAATTTTATGAGAAATTCCAGGATTACACTCAACAACCAATCTTCCATCAAGTGGCTTAAAAGATAAAGTATTTAAAGATGTAACTTGAGGAATAGAGAGTAAAAACTCTCCATAAGTCATCTGTTCTATTGAAGTAAGCTTCACATCTACTAGCTTTCTAAGCATTGAAGATAATTCATTTATAAAATCTCTTAACATCTTATCATGCATAGTTGAAAATGCTTTTAATTGATCAGGCGTAATTCTATTTGGTTTTTTAAAGTCATATATAGAGTAATTCTTCTCTTTAGATACTACTTTATCTAGAGGACTTGTACCATCAAAGTCCTCTCCTTGCTCAGCAATATCTAAAAGAGCATCTATTTCATCTTGACTTAAGAATTCAGCCATATTTACCCTCTTACTTCTATATCAACATCCATTGCACCCATCTCTTTTATAAGTTTCAAGGTATCAATAATTTCACTCATTGGAAGTTTCATAACTTTCATCGATCTTACTAAATCAGAAACTGTTGGATTTGCTTTTGTATTTATCATCGCATTATCTATATTTACAATTGCTTTGTCTGCTATTTTTACATCATCACCAATATTCATCCCAGGATTTTTTCTCATGTCATCCCACTCTTCTGGATTTAAAGGTGTTTTACTAATTCTTATAGTAAAACTTCCTCTTGCAATTGTAACTGGATCTATTACAACATCTCCTCCAGTTATAACAGATTCTCTATTTATATCAATAATTAATTTTTTCTTGAATGTTGAATCAAGTTCTATATTTTGAACCATAGCAATAAACTTTACAATTGACATATTAGTAGGTTTTTCAACTTCGATAGTTCTTGTATCAATTGCAGTTGCTAATTTTTTACCAAATTTTTCATTTATTTTTGTTTCAATCAAATCAGCATTTGTAGCAGAACTTTTTAATAAACTTAACTGGATAGATTTTTCATTTTGGAAGTCATATTCTATCTCATTTTCAACAGTTGCTCCATCATAAATAAATCCTGTTGTTTTATTAGCTTCATTTGCAATAATTGTACCTTGAGCAAGAGCATAGACATTTCCATCTACACCTTTTAACTGAGTTATTAAAAGTTCACCATTATCTATAGATTTTGCATCGCCGATTGTTGAAACTTTTACTTTTATTTTATCACCTTGCCTTGAAAAAGCAGGTAAATCAGCAGTAACCATTACTGCTGCAATATTTTTTGAATTTATAGCACCTGCTGGAATTTTTATATATGAATTTCTAAGAAGATTTTGTAAACTTTGCATTGTAAATTTTGATTTATCACCAGTTCCTGCAAGTCCAACTATTAATCCATAGCCTATTAATTGATTATCTCTTATTCCTATTACATTTGAAATATCTTTGATAGTTTGAGAAAAGAGACTTGAAACAAAAAACATCACTATAAAAAAATATCTCAATATTTATCTCCAAAAATAGAATATATAGATTTTATCAAAATTTTAATAAAAAAAGGTATAATCAATGCTAGTAAACTATATTTGCAGGGCAAGAATATTGAATATTTATATATATGGAACACCAGACTTTAAAAAAGAAATTCATAAAACTTTAATTGATTCAAATATTAAATTAAAATTAGGTGCAAATAATCTCATAAAAGAGATTGAAAGTCTTACAGCCCTAAAAGAAATAATAGCTGCAAATCCAAAAGAGATTTTTTTAATCGATGACTCAAAAATAATTAAAAAGAATTCGTTTGCAAAGAAAGTAAAGTTTCTTACTCCAAAAGACGCAATTGAAGAAGAATTCTTACTAAATAGTGGAATTGCTGATTTATCAGTTGATTCTTTAGAAGAAATCCCAAAATATATTTTAAAAAAATATGAACAAGAAAAAGCAATTGAAGAGTTAAATAATAATTTAGAAGAAGATTCAACTACAGAAAACTTCAAACAAGAAATTATACTCGATGATGATAATTTCAATATAAATTTAAACAATAATGAAACAAAAGAAAATATTGAAGATAGTGAAACTATTCTTGACGATGAACTATCAAAATTATTAGTAAAAAATCAAGAAGATACAACAAAAAAAGATATAGATAGTAGTATAGCAGAACTTGAAAATCTTTTTGTAGATGATGACAAAATAAATAGTTATGATACTAGCAATATTGATTTTAATAACAATTTTGGATTAAATAATATATCATTTGATTATGATGATAATACTATCGTAAATGATACTAGTAGTGCTTTAGATGATGAAGAACTACTTAAAAGCCTTATGGATATAGATGATAGTTCACAAAATGATTTTGAGGGTAATTTTGAGAGTAACGTCGAAGAATCTTTTGAGGATGTAGATTTTCTTGATATGATTTTAAATGAAGAAAAAAATAATAAAAAAGAAGCTGAAACTGAAAATCTAGATATTACAAAAGAACTTGAATTAAATAATCTTTTAAATAAAATTCAAGAAGCAAAAGTATTTGATGAAGAAATAATAAAAGATGAACCAAAAGGAGTTGAAATGGCAAATGATGATTTTTCTGAACTTGATTTAATTAATGAAAAAGATTTACTTGATGCCTTAAATTTAGAACAATCTGCACAACAAAATTCTTTTGAAAAACCTATTCAAAATAACAATGTTGAAGTTTTAAATAATAATAGTGATGTTGTAAATATAAGCAGTTCAAATGTAGATGATTTGGCAAAACTTTTCTCTAAAATTTTGAATAACAAAACTTTAGAAATTACAATAAAAATAAAAGATTAATATGGATTTAATTGGTATCGCTCAAAGCACTGTAAAAATAATCTTAATTTTAGGATTACCATCACTTATAGTAAGTATGATTATAGGACTTGTGATATCTATATTTTCAGCAGTAACTCAAGTAAATGATGCATCTTTAAGCTTCGTTCCAAAAATGATAATCGTTTCTATATTTATCTTAATTACACTCCCTTGGGTTGGAGAACACATTGGAACATATACAATTGATTTGTGGAATAACATCTTAACTTTTGGTGAATAATTTTGATAAACAAATTATACAATCTTAAAAAAAATCAAACAGATCAAATGCTTATTCAAAAATCACAAATTGATTCTAGAATAGATCAAATTGATGCAGAAATTTTACTTACTAAAAATAGTATTTCAAGTGCAACTGTACAAAAAAATGGTGCTATTGCTGATTTTATGATATTAACAATGCATAAAGATACAATGAAACTTCATATTGCAAAATTGGAATCAGAAAAAGCGAAATTAAATGAAGAACTGAAAAAAATAGTTGAAGAGATAATTGAACTTCAAAAACAATCTGAACAGTTTAAATACATTTTAGAAGAGCAAAGAATAGAAGCAAAAGCTGCACAATTAAAACTTGAACAAGAAACAACTGAGGAATTTATCCAAAGTAAATATATAAGAAAATGAGGAAATTTTGTGCTTAAATTAATTTTTATATTTAATATTTTTATATTTACTTTTCTTAATGCTCAAGAAACAAGTAGCTCTTTAACTAGACAAAAGCTTGAAGTAATGGAATTAAAAAAAGAGTTAAACACTTTTTATGAAGAAAAAGAGAAAGAATATCAAGAAAATAAAAAAGAACTAGAAGACATTCTAACTCAAATTGAAAAAGAAAAAAAAGATATAAAAACTCTACATGATAAAAATGAACAAATTTTAAAAGAGATTAAACTAGAAGTTGATAGTAAAGTAGCAAAAATTTATAATGGAATGAAACCAAAGAATGCAGCACAAATTTTTGACAATATGATTAGCGAGGGTAAAATTGATGATGTTTTTGCTATAATCTTAAGATTAAAAGAAAATAACGTAACACAGATATTGAAATTTATGGATATTTCGCACTCTTCTATTGTTACACACTTGTTAGAAGATTATAAAAATAAGAATAAATAAAGGGATAGATATGGCAGATGATAATGTTGAAGTAAAAAATCAAGGTGGTAGTGGAAAAGGATTAATGATAGTCCTCATTGCACTAATTTTTGTTTTAATCATTGCAGTTGCTGGAGGTTTTTATTTTTTATATAATCACACTTCAAATTTAAGTAACAATCAAAATCAAGCTCCTGTAGAACAAACAACTTCATCTCCTGCTGGAGAAGCTGGGAGCTTTAAAGCAGATATAAATGAACTTGTTTTAAATCTTACAGATTCAAGAGGAAAAGAAAAACTTATGAAGTTATCTTTCTCTATAAAAAGTACCGAACCTACAATTGCTGCAATTGTTGAAGAGTATAAAGCTGAAATTATAGATGTTGTAATCTCTCAAATTAGTGCTAGAAGCTCTGAAGAATTATTAACAGTTGGTGGAAAAAATCTTTTAAAAGATGAGTTAGTAAATGATATAAATGGTGTTTTAAATAATGTTCCTGCTGAGAAAAAGTTTGGAAAAGATAGTGTTAAAACAGTATTATTTACAACATTTGTAATTAAATAATGATAGTAGCTGTTAAAAGAAATAAAAACTTAAAACTATTAAAAATAGTTGTTATTGCTATTTTTTTAGCAGCAGGAGCTTATTTTTTCTATTCAAAATATCAACAAAATCAAGAAGAAATAAAACTTACAAAAGAGAATCAAGAAATTTTAAAATTAGAAGAATCTAAAGATTCTGAAAATAAATTAGATATCGAAAAAGCAATTTTATCTGAAGTAGAAAAAGCTGTTGAATTAGTTGGACAAGAGCATATAAGAACTATTAAAATTATCGATAATAAAATCGTAATTGTTTGTGAAGCAAATTCAAATTTGGAAGCTTTATTCGTTCGATATGGAGCAATGGCAATGGTTAAAAAAACTCTTAATGAAACAGTAATTGCTGTTGATATAAATTTTATTTTAAAAAGTAGATTATATGAAAAATAGTATATTTATAATTTTATTAGCATTTATTTTTACTTCGTGTACATCTTTATCTAAACCTACTTTAGAATTTGAGAAGCCAGAAGTTCAAACTCCTAAAAAACAACCCGAAGCAAGAAAGAATAAAGGCTCTTTATATTCAGTACAAGGAACTTCTTTATTCGCAGATAAAAAAGATTTACAGCTAGGTGATATTATTCAAATAGTAATAAATGAAGATTTGACTTCTAAAACAGATAGTAAAAGAGAATTAACTAGTGACAGAGAAAACAATTTAGGTGGAGGAGTATTTGGTACTACTGAAGGAGCGATACTTGGTGACGCAATGTCAAGTGCCACAAATAAACTTAATAAAAGCTTGGGAGTAAATTTCAATACTGCTAGTTCAACATCAGACAAAGGTAAAGTAAAAACTCAAGTAACAGAGAAATTCCAAACTACAATTTCTGCTATTATTGAAGAGACTTATCAAAATGGTAACTATTTTATAAAAGGTAAAAAAGAAGTTTTACTAGACGAACAAAAACAAACTATTATAATAAGTGGAATAATAAGACCCTACGATATTACTTCGGATAATTCTATAAATTCCTCTCAAATGGCTGATTTAAAAATTTTATATGAAAAAGATGGAACAGAAGCTGATATTTTGGATACTCCATGGGGTACAAGATTGCTAAGAGCGATATGGCCATTTTAATCTAATATTAAGAAATGTAATAATATAATTTTGTATATTATGAAAAGGAGTTAGAATGCTAGGTACATTAAGTGTTTCACATACGGGGCTTAATGCTTCTAGATATGCGATTGATAATATTGGAAATAACCAAGCGAATGAAAATACTCCTGGTTACAAAAAAAGAGTGGTCGATCTTAGTGAAATTGGTCAAGTAAACGGTCTTATGACTGGTCGTGGTGTATATTTTGATGGTGTAATAAGAGTTACATCACAGTACATGTACGACAAAATGATTAGTGAAAACTCTAAAGATAACTACTTTACAAAAATATCAAATCTAATAGGAAGTGTTGAATCAGTATTTAAAGAGACTGAAGAGAGTGGATTTTCTGCGGAATTAAATAGATACTATCAATCATTAGAAAACTTGAGAACAAATCCTAGTTCTGAAATTTACAAAAGTGAATTAAAAAGAAATGGGGAAATTTTAGTTGATTCTTTGAAAAATAAATATACAACAATAGAAGATCAACAAAAATATGAAAATACAGAATTTAATACTAATATTGAAAGAGTAAATGGTATCTTAAATGATATAGCAAAAGTAAATGAAAAAATCCAAAAATTTAATACTGCAACAAATGATTTGCTTGACAAAAGAGACTTACTTGAATTAGAACTTTCTCAGTATGTTGATATAAAAGTCAACAGAGATAAAAATTTTTATGAATTAAAAATAGGTGATCAAACTGTTATTAGTAACAATACAAATGTTCAAGAGATAAATGCTCTTGAAATAAAAACGAGTCAAGTAGATAAATTCAATCATATTGAATATTCAACAACTGGTAGCACTCTTAAAATTTATGATTCTTTAAAATATAATAGTGATTTAACCCCAAAAAGTTTAGATAACAATGATATAGTTACATTTAAACTAAATAATCAATACTCTATCTCAGCAACTATTGGAAGTACTATTCAAGCTGATTTAGGAGATGGAAATGGTCTTCAAAATGTTACAGTAGATGAAAATAATTTAACTAGAGTTATGACTCATCTAATAAACAGTGATGCGAATCTAAAAGAAATTGTAACTGCGTATAATGGTGATTATTCTATAGATTCTGATGGTAAAAAAATTACAAACAATGCACAAGATAACTTTTTAAGAATAGAATCAAATTTACCTGGTATCGAAAATAAATTTGATGCTAGATTTAGTATTGAAAAAAGAGATAATGCCAGTCCACCAGTTGTTGAAAAAAGAGAATCTGTGTATAAAAATGAGCAAGAGAGTAGAACAGCTCAATCAGATGTTACAATTGCTATATACGAGAGAGAAATTAATCTAAATAGTGGAATTATGAAAGCTCAAATTGATAATCTGAGTACTAGTTCGCAAAACAATAAATATCAACAATATTTAAATAGATTAGACTCTTTTTCCATGACGCTTTCTGATATTTCTGATAAATATATAAAGGTTTCAGAAGGAAAATATATTTATGGAGAAGCAGCTACTGATGAAAACTTAGGAAGTATTACTTCAATAGGTTTATTTTCAGGAACTAATGTAAAAAGTTTACAATTTAATTCAAAAGCAGTGAATGAATTAAAACAAGAAGAACTTGATTATTTAGCAACAATCCAATGGAAAAAAGATTTGAATTTTGATGGTAAAGGTCAAGCTAACCCTAGTTCTAATCAAGCATCATTAAATGACTATTTTAGAGATTTAAGAATAACAGTTTCAGCTGATAAAGAAAGTAATGATTTTTTAAAAGATACACAAGAAGCGATTTATAAATCTTTGGAAACATCTTATAATAATCTTGTAAAAGTTGATAAAGATGATGAAATGTTGAATCTAATGAAATTTCAAGCTGCATTTACTGCTAATGCCCAAATAATAACGGCAGTTAATGAAATGATTCAAACAATTTTGGGTATGAGAAGATAATTTAATATTAGGAGAATAAAATGGCAAATGGAATTTTAGGATTAGGATCAGGACAAGCATCTTCACTAAACAATGACCTAATAGATAAATTAAAAACTGCAGAAAAAAAAGCTACTCTAACTCCAATTGAAACAAAACTTGAAAAGTTTACTTCTGAAAGAGAAGTTATGACTAATATTGGAACAAAAGTTGATGAACTTTTGGCTGCTGTGAAAGTTTTCAGTTTGAATCAAACAACTGGAACACATGCTTTTAATAGTAAATCAGCTACAACATCTGGTGATGCTGTAATGTTTGATGCTGAAGATTTAAATGCATTAAAAACTGGATTTACAACAGTTAATGTTACACAACTTGCACAAAAAGATGTTTGGCAAACAAGTGGAGATCCTATTAATATTAATTTAAAAGATCAAAAAATAAATCAAGGTATTTTGACTATAAATGGTAAAGATTTCGACACTACAAATTTATCTTATGATGAATTAGTTACTGAAATAAATAAACAAGTACCTGGAGTAATAGCTTCCTTATCTGACATAGGAAGTACTGGATTTAGATTATCTATAAAAAGTGATAATACAGGAGAAACTAATAAAATAGTTGTGACAGGAAGTACTTTATTATTTGATAATGTTCTAAAAGCACAAGATATGAAAATGAAAGTTGATGGTGTAGACTATCAAAGTTCTTCAAATAATATGACAGTAGATGGTCTAAAAATTTCTGCAACAAAAATTGGAGAATCTACTATTAATATTGAAGAAGATAATTCTCAATTAACAAAACAAATGGAAAGTTTTGCAAAAGCCTATAATGAATTAAATGCAACTATAGACAAAGAACTTTATAGTGCGAATTCAAGTATATCTGATAAAAGTGCATTAAGAGATATTATGTCTAAACTCAAAAACACACTTTTCGGTACAGGAAACGGTGAAACTACAATATTTAGTTATGGGTTCTCTTTTAATGAAACAAATGGTGATTTAAAGTTTAATTCTCAAGAATTTGAAAAAGCAGCTAAAACAGATAAACAAAGTTTACAAAATTTATTTGTTGGTGTTGCAGAAAAACCTGGGATTGCTACTATTTTAGATGAAACTATCTCTATTTCTGGAATTAAAAAAAGTTTGTTAGATTATGATTTAAATATGCTTTCAAGAGAAAATACTTTGAAAAAAGATAAAGAAACTGCTGAGAAAACTATAGATTCAAGATATGAACAAATGTCACTTCAATTTGCTTCATACGGAGCTATTATAAATCAAATGGAAGCATCGTTTTCAGGTTTAAAAATGTTGATTCAACAATCAACAGCAAGTAATTCGTAAAAGTAATTAATTTCATTTTTTATTTAAGAAAGTTATTATACAATAGATTACAATTTATTAGTAGGAGAAATTTATGAGCATTGATGCTTACAATCAACAAATAGCGGTTTCAGATGATCCTTATATTTTAGTTTTGAAACTGTATGAAGGTGTTATTAAATATTTATCTTTTGTTAAAAGTGCAATGAATGACAATAATATTGAACAAAAATTCACATATATAAATAAGGCTATTGCTATTTTTGATGAGTTAAGAAATGTTCTAGATTTTGATGGTGGAGAAGTTGCTTATTATTTAGATGGGTTATATTTATATCAAATAGAAACTCTGTTTGCTGCAGGAATAGACGATAATATAAATGCGGTTAATCAAGTTATGAAAGTTACTCAAGGATTAATAGACGCATGGAAAGAAGAGACTGGTCTATAAAAGCT comes from the Aliarcobacter cibarius genome and includes:
- a CDS encoding major outer membrane protein, translating into MRKISKISLVAAVAVAGFSTANAQPLEQAIKDVEVSGSVVYRYDNFHNKEKTSNGVVTSDRDNSESNKYKIGFNLSSKVNDYVKFNSRFIVGSQTNGGFVSLNSGKENNSDNKEGADGQADVSLSNAYFGLTAVPNTVINIGKMGLTTPYTVAVDINGNEQTGTGILALTTINPVTFGAGYFNNSNVNNATEINGTQGLNAGILNGGDDIYVATVQGDLDFVKLEAWYLGHQESFDTFTLAATGKLDLAEDAKIGLEARYVTLDLSNNNRSPLSGLEDSNSMFRLAADGKFSIVNARLAYTQTGKDGGLTALDQDAKNTSLGWAITSNGVADAKFWQAALGADILDNLNFTLNYGNLKSKDTNKAVLIQDIKAEEVYGQLTYKMSKNLSTYLRYGTYTEKEYDSGDKVMDQNRGRIQVAYTF
- the fliM gene encoding flagellar motor switch protein FliM, with protein sequence MAEFLSQDEIDALLDIAEQGEDFDGTSPLDKVVSKEKNYSIYDFKKPNRITPDQLKAFSTMHDKMLRDFINELSSMLRKLVDVKLTSIEQMTYGEFLLSIPQVTSLNTLSFKPLDGRLVVECNPGISHKIIADLLGSGAVNTSDNIDRELTEIEVEILEHFYKMFIKIMHKTWGEVTSLNFKIESKDTNANAIQIVSDHEVVLLVVLEIIIDEDSGFFSICYPVSYFESLLDKVVEKVFTENSSRKSSRKRDIKTLIAGAKMEVEAIMAETELSARDILNLKENDVIVFSKNATSSSSTIYINKKEKFSAVCGLSNNRKAIQIKANLDREKQETLDNLRAMREEREERAREQAENIRRLLAKKV
- a CDS encoding flagellar basal body P-ring protein FlgI; this translates as MRYFFIVMFFVSSLFSQTIKDISNVIGIRDNQLIGYGLIVGLAGTGDKSKFTMQSLQNLLRNSYIKIPAGAINSKNIAAVMVTADLPAFSRQGDKIKVKVSTIGDAKSIDNGELLITQLKGVDGNVYALAQGTIIANEANKTTGFIYDGATVENEIEYDFQNEKSIQLSLLKSSATNADLIETKINEKFGKKLATAIDTRTIEVEKPTNMSIVKFIAMVQNIELDSTFKKKLIIDINRESVITGGDVVIDPVTIARGSFTIRISKTPLNPEEWDDMRKNPGMNIGDDVKIADKAIVNIDNAMINTKANPTVSDLVRSMKVMKLPMSEIIDTLKLIKEMGAMDVDIEVRG
- a CDS encoding flagellar biosynthetic protein FliQ yields the protein MDLIGIAQSTVKIILILGLPSLIVSMIIGLVISIFSAVTQVNDASLSFVPKMIIVSIFILITLPWVGEHIGTYTIDLWNNILTFGE
- a CDS encoding MotE family protein; the protein is MLKLIFIFNIFIFTFLNAQETSSSLTRQKLEVMELKKELNTFYEEKEKEYQENKKELEDILTQIEKEKKDIKTLHDKNEQILKEIKLEVDSKVAKIYNGMKPKNAAQIFDNMISEGKIDDVFAIILRLKENNVTQILKFMDISHSSIVTHLLEDYKNKNK
- a CDS encoding flagellar basal body-associated FliL family protein, with amino-acid sequence MADDNVEVKNQGGSGKGLMIVLIALIFVLIIAVAGGFYFLYNHTSNLSNNQNQAPVEQTTSSPAGEAGSFKADINELVLNLTDSRGKEKLMKLSFSIKSTEPTIAAIVEEYKAEIIDVVISQISARSSEELLTVGGKNLLKDELVNDINGVLNNVPAEKKFGKDSVKTVLFTTFVIK
- a CDS encoding flagellar basal body L-ring protein FlgH, translating into MKNSIFIILLAFIFTSCTSLSKPTLEFEKPEVQTPKKQPEARKNKGSLYSVQGTSLFADKKDLQLGDIIQIVINEDLTSKTDSKRELTSDRENNLGGGVFGTTEGAILGDAMSSATNKLNKSLGVNFNTASSTSDKGKVKTQVTEKFQTTISAIIEETYQNGNYFIKGKKEVLLDEQKQTIIISGIIRPYDITSDNSINSSQMADLKILYEKDGTEADILDTPWGTRLLRAIWPF
- a CDS encoding FlgK family flagellar hook-associated protein, which codes for MLGTLSVSHTGLNASRYAIDNIGNNQANENTPGYKKRVVDLSEIGQVNGLMTGRGVYFDGVIRVTSQYMYDKMISENSKDNYFTKISNLIGSVESVFKETEESGFSAELNRYYQSLENLRTNPSSEIYKSELKRNGEILVDSLKNKYTTIEDQQKYENTEFNTNIERVNGILNDIAKVNEKIQKFNTATNDLLDKRDLLELELSQYVDIKVNRDKNFYELKIGDQTVISNNTNVQEINALEIKTSQVDKFNHIEYSTTGSTLKIYDSLKYNSDLTPKSLDNNDIVTFKLNNQYSISATIGSTIQADLGDGNGLQNVTVDENNLTRVMTHLINSDANLKEIVTAYNGDYSIDSDGKKITNNAQDNFLRIESNLPGIENKFDARFSIEKRDNASPPVVEKRESVYKNEQESRTAQSDVTIAIYEREINLNSGIMKAQIDNLSTSSQNNKYQQYLNRLDSFSMTLSDISDKYIKVSEGKYIYGEAATDENLGSITSIGLFSGTNVKSLQFNSKAVNELKQEELDYLATIQWKKDLNFDGKGQANPSSNQASLNDYFRDLRITVSADKESNDFLKDTQEAIYKSLETSYNNLVKVDKDDEMLNLMKFQAAFTANAQIITAVNEMIQTILGMRR
- the fliD gene encoding flagellar filament capping protein FliD; this encodes MANGILGLGSGQASSLNNDLIDKLKTAEKKATLTPIETKLEKFTSEREVMTNIGTKVDELLAAVKVFSLNQTTGTHAFNSKSATTSGDAVMFDAEDLNALKTGFTTVNVTQLAQKDVWQTSGDPININLKDQKINQGILTINGKDFDTTNLSYDELVTEINKQVPGVIASLSDIGSTGFRLSIKSDNTGETNKIVVTGSTLLFDNVLKAQDMKMKVDGVDYQSSSNNMTVDGLKISATKIGESTINIEEDNSQLTKQMESFAKAYNELNATIDKELYSANSSISDKSALRDIMSKLKNTLFGTGNGETTIFSYGFSFNETNGDLKFNSQEFEKAAKTDKQSLQNLFVGVAEKPGIATILDETISISGIKKSLLDYDLNMLSRENTLKKDKETAEKTIDSRYEQMSLQFASYGAIINQMEASFSGLKMLIQQSTASNS
- the fliS gene encoding flagellar export chaperone FliS, encoding MSIDAYNQQIAVSDDPYILVLKLYEGVIKYLSFVKSAMNDNNIEQKFTYINKAIAIFDELRNVLDFDGGEVAYYLDGLYLYQIETLFAAGIDDNINAVNQVMKVTQGLIDAWKEETGL